From Salarias fasciatus chromosome 12, fSalaFa1.1, whole genome shotgun sequence, the proteins below share one genomic window:
- the LOC115398231 gene encoding tyrosine-protein kinase JAK2-like: MDAMTDTCPAVHQNGTAHRESVDPTPAAAVLRLHFYHNSQGAGDSGGPLSYPPGDYVTEELCIDAAKACSISPLYCSLFGLFRERDRLWFSPNHIFQLDDSASEDLFFRIRYYFPGWYSGGASRSYRYGVTKGAESPVLDDSVMSYLFFQWRYDFVNSLVKIPNSHETQEECLGMAVLDMTRTAKERQMSPLDIYHTISYKSFLPKDMRAQIQDCNFLTRKRIRFRFKRFIQQFSQCRTTLRDLKLKYLISMESLEKAFYTETFPVKEPSSGQVILHVAADTGIQWCREKMKDSDQELQTLCDFPDITDIGIKQANKEGTAESRVVTINKQDGKSLELEFPNLCEALSFVSLIDGYYRLTTDAHHYLCKEAAPLRLVESISSHCHGPVSMEFAVNRLQKCGNKRGLYILRCSPKDFNKYFLTFPVEAYDTVEYKHCLVTRSACGEFNLSGTKRNFSSLQELLLCYQKETVRSDAITFQFSKCCPPKAKEKSCLLVCRSNKGSEVPPSPSLHRHNISQMVFHKIRKEDLEFMDSLGQGTFTKIFKGVRKELGDYGLVHQTEVVMKVLDQAHRNFSESFFEAASMMSQLSHKHLILNYGVCVCGEENIMVQEYVKFGSLDTYLKKNKNSINILWKLEVAKQLAWAMNFLEEKHLVHGNVCAKNVLLIREEDRRAGNPPFIKLSDPGISITVLPKEILVERIPWVPPECVEDPAKLSLAGDKWSFGTTLWEICSGGEKPLATLDNSKKTLFYEHRHQLPAPKWTELANLITSCMDYEPTFRPTFRAVIRDLHSLFTPDYELIVDSDILPNRTVGSGWTTGGFENQEPAQFEERHLIFLQQLGKGNFGSVEMCRYDPLQDNTGEVVAVKKLQHSTAEHIRDFEREIEILKSLQHENIVKYKGVCYSAGRQNLRLIMEYLPFGSLRDYLIKNKERIDHKKLVHYTSQICKGMEYLSSKRYIHRDLATRNILVESKLRVKIGDFGLTKVLPQDKEYYMVKEPGESPIFWYAPESLTESKFSVASDVWSFGVVLYELFTHSDKNCSPPAVFMSMMGNDKQGQLIVYHLIELLKSGSRLPQPLGCPTEMHEIMEECWDKDPCLRPSFKELALRIDLFRDSKEF, translated from the exons ATGGATGCTATGACCGACACTTGCCCTGCGGTACACCAAAACGGGACCGCCCACCGGGAGTCTGTGGACCCGACGCCGGCGGCAGCAGTATTGAGGCTCCACTTCTACCACAACAGCCAAGGAGCGGGCGACAGCGGCGGCCCGCTCAGCTACCCTCCTGGGGACTATGTGACTGAGGAGCTGTGTATAGATGCTGCCAAGGCTTGCA GTATATCACCGCTCTACTGCAGCCTCTTCGGCCTCTTCAGAGAGCGGGACCGTTTGTGGTTTTCACCAAACCACATCTTCCAGCTCGACGACTCGGCTTCTGAAGATCTGTTTTTCAGAATACG GTACTACTTTCCTGGCTGGTACAGTGGGGGAGCGTCCCGGTCGTATCGGTACGGGGTCACCAAGGGGGCAGAAAGCCCTGTACTTGATGACTCTGTAATGTCATACCTGTTCTTTCAG TGGAGGTATGACTTTGTCAACAGCTTAGTGAAGATCCCCAACTCCCACGAGACCCAGGAGGAGTGCCTCGGTATGGCTGTGCTCGACATGACGAGGACGGCCAAGGAGAGGCAGATGTCGCCTCTGGACATCTACCACACTATAAG CTACAAGTCCTTCCTGCCGAAGGACATGAGAGCTCAGATCCAGGACTGCAATTTCCTGACGCGCAAGCGGATCCGCTTCCGCTTCAAGCGCTTCATCCAGCAGTTCAGCCAGTGCCGGACCACACTGCGCGATCTCAAGCTCAAGTACCTCATCAGCATGGAGTCTCTGGAGAAGGCCTTCTACACGGAGACGTTCCCGGTCAAGGAGCCGTCCAGCGGACAGGTCATCCTCCACGTGGCGGCAGACACGGGCATACAGTGGTGTCGGGAGAAGATGAAGGACTCGGACCAG GAACTTCAGACTTTGTGTGACTTTCCTGACATCACTGATATCGGCATCAAACAGGCCAACAAGGAGGGCACGGCAGAGAGCCGGGTGGTCACCATCAACAAACAGGACGGCAAAAGTCTG GAACTGGAGTTTCCCAACCTGTGTGAAGCCCTCTCGTTCGTGTCCCTGATCGACGGCTACTACCGGCTGACCACAGACGCACATCACTACCTTTGTAAGGAGGCGGCCCCCCTCCGGCTCGTCGAGTCCATATCCTCTCACTGCCACGGCCCCGTCTC gatggagTTTGCCGTCAACCGGCTTCAGAAGTGCGGGAACAAGCGAGGGCTTTACATCCTGAGATGCAGCCCAAAAGACTTCAACAAGTACTTTCTGACGTTCCCTGTTGAG GCGTACGACACTGTGGAGTACAAGCACTGCCTGGTAACCAGGTCTGCCTGCGGAGAGTTCAATCTCAGTGGAACCAAGAGGAACTTCAGtagcctgcaggagctgctcctctgctaCCAAAAGGAAACCGTGCGCTCAGACGCCATCACTTTCCAGTTCAGCAAGTGCTGTCCTCCTAAAGCCAAAG AAAAGTCCTGCCTCCTCGTGTGCAGAAGCAACAAAGGCTCCGAAGTGCCTCCTTCTCCATCCCTGCATCGGCACAACATCAGCCAGATGGTTTTCCACAAGATCCGCAAAGAAGACCTGGAATTT ATGGATAGTCTGGGTCAAGGGACGTTCACAAAGATCTTCAAAGGGGTCCGGAAGGAGCTGGGAGACTACGGGCTTGTGCACCAAACCGAGGTCGTCATGAAAGTGTTGGATCAGGCACACAGGAACTTCTCTGAG TCTTTTTTTGAAGCTGCCAGCATGATGAGCCAGTTGTCCCACAAGCACCTGATCCTCAACTACGGCGTGTGTGTCTGCGGAGAAGAGA ACATCATGGTTCAGGAGTACGTGAAGTTTGGCTCGCTGGACACGTacctgaagaagaacaagaactCCATCAACATCCTGTGGAAGCTGGAGGTGGCCAAGCAGCTGGCCTGGGCCATGAACTTCCTG gaagaAAAGCATCTGGTTCACGGAAACGTGTGCGCGAAGAATGTTCTACTGATCAGAGAGGAGGACCGCAGGGCGGGGAACCCCCCGTTTATAAAGCTGAGCGACCCAGGGATCAGCATCACTGTCCTGCCTAAAGAGA TCCTGGTAGAGAGGATCCCTTGGGTGCCCCCCGAGTGTGTCGAGGACCCTGCCAAGCTGAGCCTGGCCGGGGACAAGTGGAGCTTTGGCACCACACTGTGGGAAATCTGCAGCGGCGGGGAGAAACCTTTAGCCACGCTGGACAACTCCAAG AAAACCCTGTTCTATGAGCATCGCCACCAGCTGCCCGCTCCGAAGTGGACCGAGCTGGCCAACCTGATCACCAGCTGCATGGACTACGAGCCCACCTTCAGGCCCACGTTTCGCGCCGTCATCCGAGATCTCCACAGCTTGTTCACACCAG ACTATGAGTTGATCGTGGACAGTGACATCCTGCCCAACAGGACGGTGGGCTCTGGCTGGACCACTGGAGGGTTCGAGAACCAGGAGCCCGCTCAGTTTGAGGAACGACACCTTATATTTCTGCAACAGCTGGGCAAG GGAAACTTCGGCAGCGTGGAGATGTGTCGCTACGACCCGCTCCAGGACAACACGGGGGAGGTGGTGGCcgtgaagaagctgcagcacagcacgGCCGAGCACATCCGCGACTTCGAGCGGGAGATCGAGATCCTGAAATCTCTCCAGCACGAGAACATCGTCAAGTACAAGGGCGTCTGTTACAGCGCCG GCCGACAGAACCTCCGTCTCATCATGGAGTATCTCCCCTTTGGGAGTCTGCGAGATTACCTCATTAAAAACAAGGAGCGGATCGACCACAAGAAGCTGGTGCACTACACCTCTCAGATCTGCAAG ggtatGGAGTACCTGTCGAGCAAACGCTACATCCACAGAGACCTGGCCACGAGGAACATCCTGGTGGAGAGCAAGCTGAGGGTGAAGATCGGAGACTTCGGCCTCACTAAAGTTCTGCCTCAGGACAAGGAGTACTACATGGTCAAGGAGCCTGGAGAAAGCCCCATATTCTG GTATGCCCCCGAGTCACTGACGGAGAGCAAGTTCTCGGTGGCGTCTGACGTCTGGAGCTTTGGAGTGGTGCTTTATGAGCTCTTCACCCACAGCGATAAAAACTGCAGTCCTCCTGCA GTGTTTATGTCGATGATGGGGAACGATAAGCAGGGCCAGCTGATCGTCTATCACCTCATCGAGCTCCTCAAGtcaggcagcaggctgcctcaGCCTCTGGGCTGTCCCACtgag ATGCACGAGATCATGGAGGAGTGCTGGGACAAAGACCCCTGCTTGCGTCCGTCCTTCAAGGAGCTGGCGCTGCGCATCGACTTGTTCAGAGACAGCAAAGAGTTTTAG